A stretch of the Vitis vinifera cultivar Pinot Noir 40024 chromosome 16, ASM3070453v1 genome encodes the following:
- the LOC100258294 gene encoding stilbene synthase 1, which yields MASVEEFRNAQRAKGPATILAIGTATPDHCVYQSDYADYYFRVTKSEHMTELKKKFNRICDKSMIKKHYIHLTEEMLEEHPNIGAYMAPSLNIRQEIITAEVPKLGKEAALKALKEWGQPKSKITHLVFCTTSGVEMPGADYKLANLLGLETSVRRVMLYHQGCYAGGTVLRTAKDLAENNAGARVLVVCSEITVVTFRGPSEDALDSLVGQALFGDGSSAVIVGSDPDVSIERPLFQLVLAAQTFIPNSAGAIAGNLREVGLTFHLWPNVPTLISENIEKCLTQAFDPLGISDWNSLFWIAHPGGPAILDAVEAKLNLEKKKLEATRHVLSEYGNMSSACVLFILDEMRKKSLKGEKATTGEGLDWGVLFGFGPGLTIETVVLHSIPTVTN from the exons ATGGCTTCAGTTGAGGAATTTAGAAACGCTCAACGTGCCAAGGGTCCGGCCACCATCCTAGCCATTGGCACAGCTACTCCCGACCACTGTGTCTACCAGTCTGATTATGCTGATTACTATTTCAGGGTCACTAAGAGCGAGCACATGACTGAGTTGAAGAAGAAGTTCAATCGCATAT GTGACAAATCAATGATCAAGAAGCATTACATTCATTTGACTGAAGAAATGCTTGAGGAGCACCCAAACATTGGTGCTTATATGGCTCCATCTCTCAACATACGCCAAGAGATTATCACTGCTGAGGTACCTAAGCTTGGTAAGGAAGCAGCATTGAAGGCTCTTAAAGAGTGGGGCCAACCAAAGTCTAAGATCACCCATCTTGTATTTTGTACAACCTCCGGTGTAGAAATGCCCGGTGCGGATTACAAACTCGCTAATCTCTTAGGTCTTGAAACATCGGTTAGAAGGGTGATGTTGTACCATCAAGGGTGCTATGCAGGTGGAACTGTCCTTCGAACTGCTAAGGATCTTGCAGAAAATAACGCAGGAGCACGAGTTCTTGTGGTGTGCTCTGAGATCACTGTTGTTACATTCCGTGGGCCTTCCGAAGATGCTTTGGACTCTTTAGTTGGCCAAGCCCTTTTTGGTGATGGGTCTTCAGCTGTAATTGTTGGATCAGATCCAGATGTCTCGATTGAACGACCACTCTTCCAACTTGTTTTAGCAGCCCAAACATTTATTCCTAATTCAGCAGGTGCCATTGCCGGAAACTTACGTGAAGTGGGGCTCACCTTTCATTTGTGGCCTAATGTGCCTACTTTAATTTCCGAGAACATAGAGAAATGCTTGACCCAAGCTTTTGACCCACTTGGTATTAGCGATTGGAACTCGTTATTTTGGATTGCTCACCCAGGTGGCCCTGCAATTCTTGATGCAGTTGAAGCAAAACTcaatttagagaaaaagaaacttgAAGCAACAAGGCATGTGTTAAGTGAGTACGGTAACATGTCAAGTGCATGTGTGTTGTTTATTTTGGATGAGATGAGAAAGAAATCCCTAAAGGGGGAAAAGGCCACCACTGGTGAAGGATTGGATTGGGGGGTATTATTTGGTTTTGGGCCAGGCTTGACTATTGAAACTGTTGTGCTACATAGCATTCCCACGGttacaaattaa